From Virgibacillus natechei, the proteins below share one genomic window:
- a CDS encoding AimR family lysis-lysogeny pheromone receptor, with product MTESTIILPNQDERIIKKAIDALSQEKDTKKAIEQIRNYCMESSSTTIRKISMEFLYMNEFYDDLQHLINVKKQSENMSHRLCAEVYQITLDQKFKRYTPNEILQRVEKVKTNEPELNCMIEFIKLTAYYNMNQYSKIGNFLESYKRHFDAIEDRTLVPFFETRLNQMLLTYYLLRNEVIMARKYAYRALNQTCSEGLKVDIHNSLGLSYTFDTYFQGMHHLKEALKIAKKHNLTNKIHALENFNIPFLAANFNKVDQISTADKSELAHIEIVKGNYSNAVEMLNELSTDSPFALYYMGVAKQDKEILTRSYHSFIEERSDYFFSKLPLRALRRMRV from the coding sequence ATGACTGAATCTACTATCATTCTACCAAACCAGGATGAAAGGATCATAAAAAAGGCTATAGATGCACTGTCACAAGAAAAGGATACGAAAAAAGCTATAGAACAAATACGTAACTATTGTATGGAATCTAGCTCCACTACGATTAGAAAAATAAGCATGGAATTTCTATATATGAATGAATTCTATGATGATTTGCAGCACTTAATCAACGTAAAGAAGCAATCTGAAAATATGTCGCATCGCCTCTGTGCTGAAGTTTATCAAATAACCCTTGATCAAAAATTTAAGCGGTACACGCCAAATGAAATTTTGCAAAGGGTAGAAAAGGTCAAGACCAATGAACCTGAGTTAAATTGTATGATCGAATTTATTAAATTAACTGCCTACTATAATATGAACCAATATAGTAAAATTGGCAACTTTTTAGAAAGTTATAAGCGTCATTTTGATGCGATAGAAGATAGGACATTGGTGCCTTTTTTTGAAACGAGGCTTAACCAGATGCTATTGACTTATTATTTGTTAAGAAATGAAGTTATTATGGCAAGAAAGTATGCTTACCGGGCATTGAACCAAACATGTAGTGAAGGGCTAAAAGTAGATATACATAATAGTTTAGGCTTATCTTATACATTTGACACGTATTTTCAGGGAATGCACCATCTTAAAGAAGCATTAAAAATAGCTAAGAAACATAACTTAACGAATAAAATTCATGCATTAGAAAACTTTAACATCCCTTTTTTAGCAGCAAATTTTAATAAAGTGGATCAAATTTCAACTGCTGATAAAAGCGAACTGGCACATATTGAAATAGTAAAAGGAAATTACAGTAATGCTGTTGAGATGCTGAACGAATTATCTACCGATAGTCCATTTGCGCTTTATTATATGGGGGTAGCCAAGCAGGACAAGGAGATATTAACTCGGTCATACCATTCTTTTATTGAAGAGAGAAGTGATTACTTTTTCTCCAAGTTACCACTTAGAGCATTAAGACGAATGCGTGTATAG
- the spoIIID gene encoding sporulation transcriptional regulator SpoIIID — translation MHDYIKERTIRIGKYVVESRKTVRLIAKEFGVSKSTVHKDLTERLPEINPELANEVKSILEHHKSIRHLRGGEATRKKYRLNPQEEEDEPKPVG, via the coding sequence GTGCATGATTACATCAAAGAAAGGACTATCAGGATAGGGAAATATGTCGTAGAGTCGAGAAAAACAGTCCGACTGATAGCAAAAGAATTTGGTGTTTCTAAGAGCACAGTCCACAAAGATTTAACAGAACGATTACCAGAAATAAACCCTGAGCTAGCGAATGAAGTAAAAAGCATTTTAGAACATCATAAATCAATCCGTCATCTACGGGGAGGTGAAGCAACGAGAAAAAAATACAGATTAAATCCACAAGAAGAGGAGGATGAACCGAAACCGGTTG
- a CDS encoding M23 family metallopeptidase: protein MKEENKGASNKWSRIFRKKWFFPAVYLTVAALLLSVVVWYQNLDNQMPDAMDEQEEQESEDYVPTLDDEDAEPVVDQQENIEMPVVDQDQAEIVTKFYDYNAEQEDQENALVLYNNRFYQSTGLDIASADAETFDVVASLSGTVTEVKEDPLLGNVVSMSHDNDVMTYYASLGEVEVQAGADVEQGDLIGTAGNNLFGQDNGTHVHFELRKDGNEVNPESFFNQPVASLDSVTEEESEASEESEATEEESEATEEEDTGEDEDADSEDEESDVEDDDLDEETTDSSDMSEGA from the coding sequence ATGAAAGAAGAAAACAAAGGGGCTTCAAATAAGTGGAGTCGTATTTTCCGGAAGAAGTGGTTTTTTCCAGCAGTATATTTGACTGTTGCTGCCCTCCTTTTATCGGTTGTGGTGTGGTATCAAAATCTGGATAACCAAATGCCGGATGCAATGGACGAGCAAGAAGAGCAAGAAAGTGAAGACTATGTCCCAACGCTGGATGATGAGGACGCAGAACCAGTTGTGGATCAGCAAGAGAATATTGAAATGCCGGTAGTAGATCAAGATCAAGCAGAAATCGTAACTAAATTCTATGACTACAACGCAGAACAAGAGGATCAGGAGAATGCACTGGTGCTTTATAACAACCGCTTTTACCAAAGCACAGGTCTTGATATTGCTTCCGCTGATGCTGAGACGTTTGATGTAGTAGCATCCTTAAGTGGAACGGTTACAGAGGTAAAAGAAGATCCACTCCTTGGCAATGTTGTATCGATGTCACATGACAATGACGTCATGACCTATTATGCAAGCTTGGGTGAAGTAGAAGTTCAAGCTGGAGCTGATGTTGAACAAGGAGATCTTATTGGTACAGCTGGTAACAATTTATTCGGACAGGATAACGGAACGCATGTTCACTTCGAGCTACGAAAAGATGGCAATGAAGTTAATCCAGAATCCTTTTTCAATCAACCGGTAGCAAGTTTGGATAGTGTTACAGAAGAAGAGTCTGAAGCAAGTGAAGAGTCAGAGGCTACAGAAGAAGAGTCTGAAGCTACAGAGGAAGAAGATACAGGTGAAGATGAAGACGCAGACTCAGAAGACGAAGAATCTGATGTAGAAGATGATGACCTAGACGAAGAAACAACCGATTCATCCGATATGTCAGAAGGAGCCTAA